The nucleotide window TCAAGATCAGCAAATGGTCGCCACTTAATCATAGACATATCATTTCCTTTTTTATTAAAATAACTCATACTACTACCAACCTGCAAGATACAAAATATAAAAAAAATAAATATCTTTATATTTTTCCGTATAATCATTTAAACTCCTTTTAAAAAATCTATTAATTCTATTAGAACTTATTATACGAAAAGTAAAACAAGCAAATCAAGAAACTTTTTCAAAAAAATTTATTATATAAGAAAAAAATTAATTAACAGTCTGGCAACATAGTATCAACAGAAATAATAAATCGATTAATATCCTCAATAGAAATGATAGCTTTTAAATCTATTGCCTGACTAATTACAAATGGACCAATTGCAGTGCGTGCAAGCTGATACGTTGTTGCACAACTTCCTACATTAATTGCAATATCATTAATAAGTGTACGAATATAGGTACCACGAGAAACACGAGCTTGAATAGTAAAATAAGGCATATTATATGATAATAATCGCATATCATATAATTGTACCTCTTTACGTTTACCTTCGGCAACCTCACGCAATTGTTCTACGCTTATAATTTTTTGACGTGCTAGCGCATATAATGGATTACCATGATATTTAAGGGCAGAATAAAGCGGGGGAACTTGTTCGTATGAAGAACCAAAAGAAATTAATGATGCATACAAGTCCTCTTGTAATGGAATTTTATCAGAAATTGAAACAATAGTACCCGTGTGATCAAGAGTGTCAGTTAACTCACCGCATTTGCCGGTGGCAATATATGTTTTTTCCATCAACATAAAGCGCGCAAGATGACGAGTTGCTTCACGCCCTAGCGCAATAATAAGTAGTCCTGATGCGAAAGGATCAAGCGTTCCCGCATGACCAATTTTAATTTTTTGTCTTAAAATTCTTTTAAGATAACCTATGCATCCATACGAACTAATACCGATAGGTTTATTAATTAATAGAAATCCTGACGTAATAAACATATTCATAAAAACTATATTATGTTTTTAACCCTATTTTATAAATACGATGTTTACCAACCTTAATAATGCTACCTGTTTGCCATGATACAATAGCTTTAAAATCGGTAATTGTAACATCATTTAAATGAACCGAACCAGATTCAATAAGTCTCTTTGCTTCAGATGAGCTTATTACCGCTCCTACGATTTTTAATAATTCGACTATCCACACAGGATTAGCAAAATTATATGGTAGCAATACTTGTTCAGCCTGTGAATAATCACGATTTTGAAATAATGCTTCAAAATGAATACGTGCTTGCTGCGCTTCATTAATAGACCAAAATTTAGCCACAATTTCCTGTGCCATATTTTTTTTTAAATCCATGGGATGAATTATACGTGCAGCAACGTTTCTTTGTAATTCCTCAATTTCATGCGTGTTTTTTGCCAGCAATAATGAAAAATAATGCCACATTAAAGTATCTGATATAGACATTAATTTACCAAACGCGTTATGTGCTAATTCATTTAATCCAATTGAATTACCTAATGATTTTGACATTTTATGCACACCATCAAGTCCAATAAGTAATGGCATAGTGATGGCAATCTGTCCTTTTTGACCATAGTGCTCTTGTAAAAAACGCCCCATTAGCAAATTAAACGTCTGATCAGTGCCACCTAATTCTATATCTGCCTTAAGTACCACTGAATCATATGCTTGAAATACAGGATAGAGAAGTTCATGCAGCCCAATTGACTCATTATTTTTAATACGTTTATCAAAATCATCACGTTCTGTAATACGAGCAAGTGTTACTTTAGACAGTAAAGCAACTACATCAGCATTTGTTAATTGTGATAACCATTCACTATTATATCGAATGGTGATACGTCGTGGATCTAAAATTTTACCAACTTGATCAAAATATGATTGTAAATTAATCTTTATTGCTTCAGCACTTAATGCAGGACGTGTTTTATCGCGACCAGTTGGATCACCAATCTGAGCGGTAAAATCACCTATTAAAAAAATAACTTCATGTCCAAGATCTTGAAATTGCTTTAATTTCGAAAAAACGACAGTATGTCCTAAATGTAAATCTGGTGCAGTTGGGTCAGCACCTAATTTTATAATAAGTTTTTTTCCACTTTTTAGTGCATCAATGAGCTCAGTTTCAGAATAAATATTAACAGTTCCGGAATATAGTTGTTCAATTGTTTTTTCTATTGTATTCATAAAAAGCTACCTATCCTGCAATGCCTATCACGTGAGCTATAATAAGACCTATGTGTGAAATTAAATAAACTGATAATAAACGTAATAAGGGAGAAAAAAATAAAATAAGCAAAATGGGCAAACCAATCGTTATATAATGAGCATATTGAGCAATCTTATCATAACGGTTTGCAAGCACAAAAAGCAGATAATTACTAAAATTAATAATAAAATATAAAGTACCCAAAACTACATTAAGATAGACGAATGCAAATACAATAAACCCGATAGAAATTGTTAATGATGATAATCCTGGATACATATTTGCAATAGGTAAATGTGATACATTATAGGTTAAAACCATATACCGCATCACCAAAAGAATATTAACATCAAAAATAGCTAACAATGCAATTATACCTAGAACACTAAGCATAAAATTCATCACTGTATCAGAAAGATACGCTGCAGCAAGCTTTAATGTGCGATATGGTGCGGTAATTAATAAAGGATTAATTGGCACCATTCGTCCCCATCCAAAATAAAAAGTAAACAGAAAGAAAAGTCCAATAGGATCAATGTGTACCATTGGATTAGGGGTTAGAAATCCTAAACGAACCCCTGTTTCATCCCCCATCTCATATGCAACCCATGCACGAAACATATTCGAGATTGTAATCACCACAAGATAAGCAACAAAAAAAGTAATAATACCAATAAACATTTCAGCAGTATGTGATGTAATCATAATGGTTATAAACTCATAAATTAAATAGTACCAACAGAAAAAGTTTACCTTGATTTAATACATGGGTCAAATTAGATATCTATTTTATTGCCATGTTATCTTGATGTTGTTAACCATTCAGCATCATCTTTATATAACTCATGTACATCTGATTCTAATGACCATGTTGCATCGCGGGCGGTTTTGCCAGGCATAAAGGATTTAAGTTTTTTCCCTTGCTGATCTAAGTATGGATTAGTTGTACTATCCATACTAGTGCCATCAATAAATTGCCAAGGTGATTTTTTTTGAGAATTATATTGACCCTTTTTATTGGGAAAATAATCAACCTCAAAAGGAAATTTAAACCATACAACTCTTTCTTTTTGACCTGTTTTTTGTTCATCAGAACGTATACAATGCGAAGGTTTCCATAAAGAACCTTCTTGCATTTCACCTTCACTCAAAATTTCACGAAAATAAGGGCTGTACTTGCGTCGATAAAACCCATACGTAGCCTCACTATATTTAAAATTATGATCTGTATATACTGGTTGTTTTTTTATACCTGACTTACAGCGAATCCAATTTTGCGTATACAATTGATTCCAATTACATTCAACAGCATATAAAACATTACTCATATCTTCATGAATGCTTACTGATGCAAAAGGATGATTTAGTTGAATTGTAGTTTGTGGAGGAGAACTTTCTAACCATGCATACCAACCATTACTCCATGACATAGCGAGTATAATATCTTTAAGTGAAACTTGATGAAAGCTATCTTTTAAAATAGGAATTATATGGTTTATAATTATATCTAATGGTAAGTCTTGATTGAATAACTCTTTACTTATGGAAATATCTTGTTTTTTAAATACTAAAGCTATTTCATTAATCTGCTTTTGTGCCACATATGAACGTTTCAATCTCACAGCCATTGCTGTAAGGTTATTAAAAGCATCAATTACATTATAATAATAATCATTATTATAAGATGGTCTTTCTTTAATAAAAAAAAAACAAATATGATAACAGATACTTTATCCAATCATAATGGTTTTTATCATCTTGTTCCTCAATCATTCTTTTTACTATAGTACGCCGAGTATTTATTTGATTAAGAGCATTATCACGTAATGATTCATATATATGTTGTTCCACTTTAATTTTTTGATCTGTTGGCATAGCTTTAATAAAATCAAAAGTAAAACGCGGTTTAAAATCTCCATACATAATTTTCTCTACTTCACTGATGGAATCATATTTTTCATTTTCAGGACAATCGTAGTTTTTATCCATAAAAGTAACTGCATGAAATAAATGATTATAACAACTTAATGCCAAACAAAAACAAACTAATTTTTTAAACATTTTTTAAAAAGTTTTCAGAAAAATTTCATAAAAAAATCATACACATATCTTACAAGAATGAATATAATAGTAGTATTTTTAATTTTTATGTCAACTAAGCGTGTTTTTTAATAAATATTTTATTCTCCATACTCCGCGTCAAAGTGGAAAAACAACGGCAATTCAAATGTTTATTAATCAGCTGAATGCTGAAAGCGCATATATAGCATTATATATAAATGTGGAACCTGCCCAAATCGCACGAAGTAGCATCAGGGATGAAATGGAAATTAGGCATTTAATTTATTGTTGATTGAACAAAAACTATAGAATTCAATCAACAAAATATCAATTCATCTCTTTTAAAGGCTGCTTGCCGGTATGGTGTGTTCTCTATTGCTCTTTAATTTTTTTATGTACAATCTAATTTTTCCTATTATCCCTGGATAGCGAATTTCATCAAGAAACATACTATCTGTTGTTTCTGATAAGATATTACATTGAACCAATTCATTAGCAAGTTGTAGTGGATCTTTGAAGTGTATGCCTTGGCGCAATCGATCAGTAGATTCTTGTAATGTATTAAAACCTTCGCTATTAGTTTTTTTATCATCAACAAAGATCATGTTCTTATCTACATTAACTACTTGTGCTACATAATGATAATAAGCAAGTTCAGGTTTTTTGGAGGGAGCATGAAAAATAATATTTGTTGGACATACGGTCAAAGTTTTTTTAGCAAATTCTTTATAACTGGAAGGAGTAGTTGGTTCATTTGCAAAATCTTTTATTTGCGTAATAGTTGATTCATCATTGCCGGGATGAGCTACGAATATTTTGGTTGGAATGTCCGTAAAATCAGCACCAAATGCTTTAGCTGTCATGTCATACGAAATGCGATCCTTATTTGTTGCAAATACAATTTCATAGTTTTTTGCTTTAAGATAATCTAATATTTTTTTTGTTCCATCAATAAAACATCGAGAATTTTCCATAGTTTCAACGAGCCATGCAACATAGTCAGCCAACTGTGGGTTACGCACAGCATGATAAAGAAAATGAAAAGTGAGACCATTTATTGCATTGCCATTTGTATCACAAAGACTTTCCTTAATCCCATCAGCATCTTTTTTGTATTCCTTTTTTATATTCCACAAGGCATTAAGATAGCTTATAGCATTAAAGGTATCTTTTTTTATGCCGCCAAAAACAATATTTAACTTATGTAGAAATGTTTTTTGTATAACAACATCATCAAGATCAAAAATCAAAACTGTATTCTCCGGAGTTAATGTTAGAGCAGATAATCCGACAGTGCTACAAAGAATACCTATAAAAAGAACAACTGATTTATATGTTGTTTTCATATTTTTCCTTATTTTATATTTGTAATACATAATAAGCTTATCATATTTTTACTAGCATTACAACTGCCCTAAAAACAGACTACTAAACCTAAACATGCAAATAAAAAAATTTAATAAAAATATCTTTTCTCAATAACAACAAATGCCGTTGCGGTGGTACGTGAATGTGATAAAGAAAGATGAATAGCAACTGAAGTAAGATCAATTTTTATACCATCATTGATTATTATATAAGGCCGTGTGTCTATTTTGGCAATAATTGTTTGTGCACATAAAGTTAAAAAGGGAATTTTTTGATCAGGATATGCATAAGAAAGTGCTTTATATAATGCTTCTCTTGCAGCAAAACGTGCTGCAAATCGCTCAGCGCTTTTAAGCTTATTTTCTAAACAATAATCAATTTCTTCTTGCGAAAAAATACGCAATAATTTTTTGGATAAATATGTATGCCATAACGCAAATCGCTGTATATCAATAGTATCAACGCCTATTCCACAAATCATTTCATTTCATTTTCAAGATATTGATCTAATGAACGATACATAATAGCTTCTTGAATATGTACAACATCTATTTCATCTGATGCTGCTAAATCAGCAATAGTACGAGCAACTTTTAAAATTTTATGATAGCCACGCATACTTAAATTGAGCTTATCAAATGCTTTCTTAATAATAACTTCTGCTGCCACTGTAAGAATACAATACTTTTCAACCTGATCTGCCGTCATAAAGTTATTATACATTTGATTATTACCAAATCGTTGCATTTGCTTAATGCACGCATTATTAACTTTTTCATACAATACATCGCTACTGTGAACATCGCCAACAGCTTTAATAGAATCATATTCAATAGATTGAACATGTACTTGCAAATCAATACGATCTAAT belongs to Candidatus Babeliales bacterium and includes:
- a CDS encoding HAD family hydrolase, coding for MKTTYKSVVLFIGILCSTVGLSALTLTPENTVLIFDLDDVVIQKTFLHKLNIVFGGIKKDTFNAISYLNALWNIKKEYKKDADGIKESLCDTNGNAINGLTFHFLYHAVRNPQLADYVAWLVETMENSRCFIDGTKKILDYLKAKNYEIVFATNKDRISYDMTAKAFGADFTDIPTKIFVAHPGNDESTITQIKDFANEPTTPSSYKEFAKKTLTVCPTNIIFHAPSKKPELAYYHYVAQVVNVDKNMIFVDDKKTNSEGFNTLQESTDRLRQGIHFKDPLQLANELVQCNILSETTDSMFLDEIRYPGIIGKIRLYIKKLKSNREHTIPASSL
- the truB gene encoding tRNA pseudouridine(55) synthase TruB; translation: MNMFITSGFLLINKPIGISSYGCIGYLKRILRQKIKIGHAGTLDPFASGLLIIALGREATRHLARFMLMEKTYIATGKCGELTDTLDHTGTIVSISDKIPLQEDLYASLISFGSSYEQVPPLYSALKYHGNPLYALARQKIISVEQLREVAEGKRKEVQLYDMRLLSYNMPYFTIQARVSRGTYIRTLINDIAINVGSCATTYQLARTAIGPFVISQAIDLKAIISIEDINRFIISVDTMLPDC
- the tyrS gene encoding tyrosine--tRNA ligase — translated: MNTIEKTIEQLYSGTVNIYSETELIDALKSGKKLIIKLGADPTAPDLHLGHTVVFSKLKQFQDLGHEVIFLIGDFTAQIGDPTGRDKTRPALSAEAIKINLQSYFDQVGKILDPRRITIRYNSEWLSQLTNADVVALLSKVTLARITERDDFDKRIKNNESIGLHELLYPVFQAYDSVVLKADIELGGTDQTFNLLMGRFLQEHYGQKGQIAITMPLLIGLDGVHKMSKSLGNSIGLNELAHNAFGKLMSISDTLMWHYFSLLLAKNTHEIEELQRNVAARIIHPMDLKKNMAQEIVAKFWSINEAQQARIHFEALFQNRDYSQAEQVLLPYNFANPVWIVELLKIVGAVISSSEAKRLIESGSVHLNDVTITDFKAIVSWQTGSIIKVGKHRIYKIGLKT
- a CDS encoding 4'-phosphopantetheinyl transferase superfamily protein; its protein translation is MICGIGVDTIDIQRFALWHTYLSKKLLRIFSQEEIDYCLENKLKSAERFAARFAAREALYKALSYAYPDQKIPFLTLCAQTIIAKIDTRPYIIINDGIKIDLTSVAIHLSLSHSRTTATAFVVIEKRYFY